TATTTTTCGTATCTTAGCATCCTGAGTTGGCAGAATGTGTTTCGCTTCAAAATTAACAAATTTAACATCATTTAAGTGTCTAATATCAATAAGGTGTGTTAATTTGCATGTCGAAGCGGAGTAATGCCAATTTGAATTATTTTCAAAAAATTTGAGGAATCACAATGGGAAAGATTATTGCCATAGCCAATCAAAAAGGAGGAGTTGGTAAGACAACCACCTCCATCAATCTTGCTGCGAGTTTAGCTGTGTTAGAGTATAAGACCTTGTTGGTGGACGCGGATCCGCAAGCAAACTCAACATCTGGTATTGGATTTGATCCTCGAGCAATCAAAGCGAGCATTTACGAGTGCTTAGTAAATGACGTAACAGCCAAAGAAGCTATACAACAGACAGATACTCCGAATCTTGATTTATTGCCAGCGCATATCGACTTAGTTGGTGCTGAGATTGAGATGATCAACTTGGATGAGCGTGAATATAAAATGAAACGTCTTTTGGACGAAGTTAAGGATGACTATGATTTTATCATCATTGACTGTTCTCCTTCCTTGGGTCTTATTACAATCAATGCTCTTACAGCGTCGGATTCAGTTATAATTCCTGTTCAATGTGAGTATTTTGCATTGGAAGGATTGGGTAAATTGTTGAATACCATAAAAATTGTTCAAAACAGGTTGAACACTGAGTTAGAGATTGAGGGGATTTTGTTGACGATGTATGATGTACGTTTGAGGTTATCGAATCAAGTTGTGGAAGAGGTACGCACTCACTTCAATGATTTAGTTTTTGACACAATTATTCAGCGTAATACACGTTTAAGTGAAGCTCCAAGTTTTGGAATCTCAGTGATTATGCATGATGCTTCATGTAAAGGTGCGATCAATTATTTGAATTTAGCACGTGAGATTCTACAAAAGAATGGATTATTAAAAGAGAATAAGCAAACTGTAACAGTATAGTATGGCAGCACAACAGCGGAAAACAGGATTAGGTAGAGGTTTGGGGGCATTGCTTCAGCAAGAAGCAGTTGAAAGTCCTAAGAAACAGACTGCTGAAACTCCTGCAAGTAAAACACCGAGCTCTCCTGCCGGTAGCATAAACTTCATAAAAGTAGATCAAATATCGATAAACCCATTTCAGCCACGTACAGATTTTGACGAAACTGCCTTGCGCGAATTATCAGAATCCATTGAAGTTTCAGGGTTTAATACAGCCTATCACTGTGCGTCAAGTTGGTAAAAATGAATATCAATTGATTAGTGGTGAGAGAAGGTTAAGGGCGTCTAAACTAGCTGGTATTACTGAAATTCCTGCATATGTTCGTACAGCGAACGACCAACAGATGTTAGAAATGGCATTGATCGAGAATATTCAGCGTGAAAACCTGAATGCTATTGAAATTGCACTTAGTTTCCAACGGATGATTGAAGAGTGCAGTTTGAAGCAGGAGGAATTGGGAGATCGTGTTAGTAAAAACCGTTCTACGGTAACCAACTATTTACGTTTATTAAAACTCCCACCTGTCATTCAGGCGGCTATTCGTGATGGGGATCTTTCCATGGGTCATGCTAGAGCATTGATTAATGTTGGTGAGATCGAGAAGCAATTGTTTATTTTCAAGGAAATCGTTGAGAAGGGCTTGTCTGTTCGAAAGGCAGAGCAGTTGGTTCGTGAGGTGCAACAAGCGAAAGATAAAAAACAAAAGGGCAAGAAGGAGGCTGCACTTAATTTTCAATATCAAAAGATTGAAGATGATTTGGCTTCAAAATTTGCCACTCGCGTTAAATTGAACGTGAAATCTACTAAAGGAAAGGGAGCGATTGAGATTCCTTTCAACTCGGAAGATGATCTGAGCCGAATTTTAGAGTTGCTAGACTGGTAATGTATAAATATTTATTGCTCTTTGGGATGATTTTATCTTTTACTTGCTCAAAGTGCCAAGTAAAGGATACTATTCCTGACTCTACAAAAATGGTTCAGGTTCAGGATTCTCTTAAAAAGGGAGAACAGGATACCACAAAAAAGGAAACTCGCGCTGAGCGTCGGGCTCGCAAAAAGGCCGAAAAGGAGCGTGAGAAGTTTTACTATAAGGATATTTTGAAGGATTCTGCTCGATTGGAAATTGAAAGATTAAGTCGAGTAGCCTGGAAAAGATCATTGATTTTGCCGGGATGGGGACAATACACTAACGGAGGTTTATGGTGGGTTAAAGTACCGATTATCTATGGTGGTTTTGTTGGGGAGCCTTGACTTTCAATTATTGGCAATGGTACTATAAGGAATTCTTGGGTGAGCTCCAATATCGAGAGGAATTTGGTCAACCTTCAAACCATGAATCTTTGGGGATCAACAGTAATTGGACTGTCCAAGGATTGGTTCAACAAAAAGATTACGCGCGAAGGAACCGAGATTTGACTATCTTAATTAGTGTGGGGTGGTATGGGTTGAATGTTGTTGAAGCCTATGTAGATTCAATTTTGAAAAATCGTTGGAATATAAGTAATGACCTAAGCTTTAAATTATCACCTACTTTTATTCCTAATTATGCATATACACCAGGTGTTGGAGCATTCTCGGGTGGAGGTTTTGCCTCTCCGGGGGTAAAGATGACCATTACCTTAAAATAAAAACCAATTAACTGTATGAAAATCGTTTTATTAGGATACGGAAAAATGGGGCAATTGATTGAACGCTTCGCCATGAAAAGAGGGCATGAAGTTGTTTTGATCGTTGATGAAAGCAATAGAAGTTCCATTACATCCGAGGATTTGGAAGATGCTGATATGGCCATTGATTTCAGTACTCCTGATGCTGCCCTAGAAAATATTAGTTTATGTTTTGAGTCAGACCTTCCACTTGTTGTTGGTACCACTGGATGGTATGAGCACTTGGAGGAAGTAAAGGAAACTTGTCTGGACGCTGATCAATCTTTGTTTGTATGGCTCAAACTTTAGTATTGGAGTTAATATTTTCTTCCATATCAACAAGATGTTGGCTAATGCTATGAATCCGTATAAGCAATATGATGTTCAAGTTGAGGAAATTCATCATATTCACAAATTGGATGCTCCAAGTGGAACAGCGATTACAATAGCTGAGGGAATTTTGGAGAATAGTGATGATAAAAAATCTTGGGTTAATTCTGTTGAGGGTTCTGGAGAAGAAATTATTCCTAAGGCGGATGAGTTGTTGATTGAAAGTTTGAGGATAGAGGAAGTTCCGGGCACCCCATACTGTGTTATACAGTTCTGAGGTTGACCAAATCGAGTTTAAGCATACTGCTCATAGCAGAGAGGGTTTTGCTTTAGGTGCGGTTATTGCGGCGGAATGGCTTTTTGGTAAAAAAGGATTTTACCAAGTGACGGAAATGTTTGATTTTAATAAATAATATATGTGGTATATCATTTTAGCCATATACATCATAGGGTCTGCTTACGGTCTATTTTTATTATATAGAAAAGCGGGGAAACAAGGCTGGGAAGCTATCATTCCTATTTATGGACAATATGTGATGGCTCAGCTGGTTGGAAGGCCAACATGGTGGATAATTTGGCTTTTCATTCCGATCGTGAATGTTTTTATTTTTTACGATCTGTTCTTGAATTTTATAAAGGCGTTTGGTAAGAGACGATTTTGGGAGAATGCCGCTGCGGTTTTAGTTCCTTTTATTGTATTGCCGATGTGGGGAAGAGATCCTAATGTTAAATATTTGGGTATCTCTACATCCGAGGAGTTCAAAAAGAAATACCCTTATAAAAAGTCTGTTGGCAGAGAATGGGCTGATGCAATCATCTTTGCGACAGTTGCTGCCACCTTAATCCGTGGATTTTTAATCGAGGCATACATGATTCCAACCGGATCAATGGAAAGAAGTTTGTTAGTTGGGGATTTCTTGTTTGTAAGTAAGTTAAATTATGGTCCAAGAATTCCAATGACACCAATTGCGTTTCCTTTTGCGCATCATACCATGCCAATTACTGGAGGTAAAGCCTATTCAGAAGTTATCAAACTTGATTATAAGCGATTACCTGGATTTCAGGAAATCAAGCGCAATGATGTCGTTGTATTCAACTATCCTATGGAAGCAGATGCTCCATTTAATAGACCTGTAGATAAACGGGAGAACTATATCAAGCGCTGTGTTGGTATGCCAGGTGACATTGTTTCTATGGAAAGAACAAAGTTATTCGTAAATGGCCAACCTGCATTTACTGACGATGATTTTCAGACCAACTATCTTGTTTTGTCAGATCCTAATGGTTTGAATTTACAGCGGATAAAGGAAATGCGCATTGAGCTTGATCCTTTTTATACTGATCCAAATATGGGTCAATATGGAATGCATATGACGAAGGAGGAAGCTGAAATAGTGAAGAAATGGAGTAGCGTTAAGGAATTCAAAGAGATAATCTATGAACCTGGTGATGCGAATCCTAATTTCACAGCATTTCCATTCTATACAAATGGTATTATCTGGAATTATGATAATTTCGGGCCAATTCAAGTGCCTAAGAAAGGCTGGACAGTCAAATTAGACAGTCTAACAGTTCCTCTGTATGAAAGAGCAATTACTGTTTACGAAGGAAACACATTTGATAAAAGAACTGATGGATATTATCTGAACGGCAATAAAGTAGATAGCTATACTTTTAAAATGGATTACTACTGGATGATGGGAGACAATAGACATAACTCTTTGGATTCAAGGGGATGGGGTTTTGTGCCAGAAGATCATATTGTTGGTAAAGCATTATTTACCTGGTTGAGTTGGGATGAGGATGGTTCTTTCCTATCTAAAATCAGATGGAATAGAATTTTTAGGCCTATTCATTAGGTACCAAGAATAAAAAAACGGGAGTCAATCATAAATTGACTCCCGTTTTTTTTGCTAAAAGCTATTTAAGGCAAGCTAAATATCTTTTTATAGTTTCTTCTAATCCTAAGTATAAAGCATCAGCAATAAGTGCATGGCCGATACTTACCTCCAGAAGGCCTGGGATATTTTGTTTGAAATATTGTAGATTGTTAAGGTCAAGATCGTGGCCAGCATTTAGCCCTAAACCAACTTCTTGTGCTTTGATTGCAGCCTTAACATAAGATTCAATTGCTTGTTCTTTGTTTTTAGGGAAATCTGTAGCGTACGCTTCAGTATACAGTTCTATTCGATCGGTTCCTGTTTCAGCAGCTGCCTCTACCATATCTTCAACAGGGTCAACAAAGATAGAAACGCGAATGCCATGATTTTTGAACAACTTTACCATTTGTGATAGATAATCACGGTTATTTATGGTGTCCCAACCATGGTTAGAGGTTATTTGACCTTGTTCATCAGGGACTAATGTGACTTGAGCTGGAGTGTTCGCCAGCACAAGGTCTACGAACTTTTGTTCTCTACAATTTCCTTCAATATTAAATTCAGTTGAGATTTTTGATTTCAGATCATAAACATCTTGATACCTAATATGTCTTTCATCTGGTCTTGGGTGAACAGTTATACCTTCTGCACCAAATCTTTCACATGCTAAAGCTGTCTCCAGGACATTTGGGACATTTCCTCCACGAGAGTTTCTCAGGGTTGCGATTTTATTGATATTTACTGATAGTTTAGTCATAGTTTAGTTCATTTTTACAAATTTACAGTTTTAGGGAGCCATATTCCTTATAAATTCTGATTTTAAATAGGTCTATCAATGGATAATATTTTTTAAATTGCAGGAAGTATGGATGGATTGGACTTTAATCTATTGAGAGGCTTTAGGCTGCTGGATTTTATTGATATATTGCTCGTTGCAATTATCATTTACTATGTCTATAGCTTAATCAAAGGTACTATTGCGGTCAACATCTTAATTGGAGTTGGTCTGTTTTATGGTATTTATTTGGTTGTAAAGCAAATGGAGATGCGCCTTCTGACCGAGATTTTCGGTGGTTTTATTTCCGTAGGATCCATTGCGTTGATTGTCGTATTCCAGCAGGAAATCAGGCGCTTTTTACTCCATATTGGTAAGAATATTTCCCTTAGACGTAAAAAATTCCTTTGGTCTATTTTTGGTGGCAAGAAATCTTCTCACAGGGATAATTCTGAATTTATTAAGCCTATTGTCGAGGCATGTCAAAATATGTCAAAATCTAGGACCGGTGCCTTATTGGTTTTTTCTAGGTATTTTGATGAAGAATACTATCAAACCAGTGGAACAATGATTGATGCGCCAGTATCTAAACGTTTGCTGGAAAGCATATTCTTTAAAAACTCCCCACTTCATGATGGAGCAGTTATTATTGTTGATGATCGAATAATGACCGCAAGTTCTGTTTTGCCATTGTCAGATAGTGAAGATCTTCCTCCACAATTTGGTTTGCGTCATAGGGCAGCGATTGGGGTTACAGAAGTATCAGAAGCTGTTGCTGTTATTGTATCTGAAGAAACAGGAGAGATCTCATTTGCTAAAGATGGCAATATCAATATGAATCTTACAGCAGACGAGTTAGAGAAGATTCTTGCGGAAGAACTGTAGTTTACTGAATATTATTTTTAGTTATCTGTTTTTTAGTGAACAAATGTTTTTGTTTGATAAATTTTAGATAACTTTATTCAAATTATAATACTAAAATTATTGTTATGCATTTCGACGAGAAAAAACCTATAGATATAGTGTTGAATGATTTGTTTGACCATTACCGTGAGAACGTTTCAGATGTTGATAAAATAACTGCAGCTCTTTTGGAACGTGGTGTCGTTCAATCCCAATCAGATATTGTTAATGATCATATTGCATTTAGAACCCTTGGTGTACCCAATCTAGGAATCAATTCCTTCGAAAAGATATTTTTATCCTTTGGTTTCAAGAAAATGGACTATTATTATTTTGAGGGGAAGAAATTAGATGCTTATTGGTATGCTCCACCGAGTGATAACTATCCTCGAATATTCGTTTCTCAGCTTCGGGTTTCAGAATTGAGTCAAGCAGCACAAGATATTATTCTGAAATATACAGCACCTATTGTTTCAGACCCTGTTGATGATTTGGACCTGAACAATGGGCAGCAAGTTGCGGATTTTTTACAGAAGCCTTTATGGGATTTGCCGACATCGGAGGAATATGAAACTCTTTTGGCAGAAAGCGAATATGCCGCATGGGTAATCTATAATCGATATTATTTAAACCATTATACCATCTCTATCCATGAATTAAAGGATGGATATAACACCCTTGAAGAGTTCAATGCATTTTTGGAAAGCATTGGCGTCAAATTAAATACTTCTGGCGGGAAAATAAAAACGAGTGAGGACAACTTACTAAGACAGAGCAGTACTGTTTCTGCTTTGTATGAAGCAAAATTCGCTGATGGGAGGTCCTTAGAGATTGCAGGAAGTTATGTTGAATTTGCGGAACGAAGTGTATTGCCCCAATTTAAGG
The Sphingobacterium daejeonense genome window above contains:
- a CDS encoding ParA family protein, coding for MGKIIAIANQKGGVGKTTTSINLAASLAVLEYKTLLVDADPQANSTSGIGFDPRAIKASIYECLVNDVTAKEAIQQTDTPNLDLLPAHIDLVGAEIEMINLDEREYKMKRLLDEVKDDYDFIIIDCSPSLGLITINALTASDSVIIPVQCEYFALEGLGKLLNTIKIVQNRLNTELEIEGILLTMYDVRLRLSNQVVEEVRTHFNDLVFDTIIQRNTRLSEAPSFGISVIMHDASCKGAINYLNLAREILQKNGLLKENKQTVTV
- a CDS encoding DUF5683 domain-containing protein, which encodes MYKYLLLFGMILSFTCSKCQVKDTIPDSTKMVQVQDSLKKGEQDTTKKETRAERRARKKAEKEREKFYYKDILKDSARLEIERLSRVAWKRSLILPGWGQYTNGGLWWVKVPIIYGGFVGEP
- a CDS encoding DUF5683 domain-containing protein, with product MTFNYWQWYYKEFLGELQYREEFGQPSNHESLGINSNWTVQGLVQQKDYARRNRDLTILISVGWYGLNVVEAYVDSILKNRWNISNDLSFKLSPTFIPNYAYTPGVGAFSGGGFASPGVKMTITLK
- the lepB gene encoding signal peptidase I — encoded protein: MWYIILAIYIIGSAYGLFLLYRKAGKQGWEAIIPIYGQYVMAQLVGRPTWWIIWLFIPIVNVFIFYDLFLNFIKAFGKRRFWENAAAVLVPFIVLPMWGRDPNVKYLGISTSEEFKKKYPYKKSVGREWADAIIFATVAATLIRGFLIEAYMIPTGSMERSLLVGDFLFVSKLNYGPRIPMTPIAFPFAHHTMPITGGKAYSEVIKLDYKRLPGFQEIKRNDVVVFNYPMEADAPFNRPVDKRENYIKRCVGMPGDIVSMERTKLFVNGQPAFTDDDFQTNYLVLSDPNGLNLQRIKEMRIELDPFYTDPNMGQYGMHMTKEEAEIVKKWSSVKEFKEIIYEPGDANPNFTAFPFYTNGIIWNYDNFGPIQVPKKGWTVKLDSLTVPLYERAITVYEGNTFDKRTDGYYLNGNKVDSYTFKMDYYWMMGDNRHNSLDSRGWGFVPEDHIVGKALFTWLSWDEDGSFLSKIRWNRIFRPIH
- a CDS encoding pyridoxine 5'-phosphate synthase, translated to MTKLSVNINKIATLRNSRGGNVPNVLETALACERFGAEGITVHPRPDERHIRYQDVYDLKSKISTEFNIEGNCREQKFVDLVLANTPAQVTLVPDEQGQITSNHGWDTINNRDYLSQMVKLFKNHGIRVSIFVDPVEDMVEAAAETGTDRIELYTEAYATDFPKNKEQAIESYVKAAIKAQEVGLGLNAGHDLDLNNLQYFKQNIPGLLEVSIGHALIADALYLGLEETIKRYLACLK
- the cdaA gene encoding diadenylate cyclase CdaA; translation: MDGLDFNLLRGFRLLDFIDILLVAIIIYYVYSLIKGTIAVNILIGVGLFYGIYLVVKQMEMRLLTEIFGGFISVGSIALIVVFQQEIRRFLLHIGKNISLRRKKFLWSIFGGKKSSHRDNSEFIKPIVEACQNMSKSRTGALLVFSRYFDEEYYQTSGTMIDAPVSKRLLESIFFKNSPLHDGAVIIVDDRIMTASSVLPLSDSEDLPPQFGLRHRAAIGVTEVSEAVAVIVSEETGEISFAKDGNINMNLTADELEKILAEEL
- a CDS encoding DUF1338 domain-containing protein: MHFDEKKPIDIVLNDLFDHYRENVSDVDKITAALLERGVVQSQSDIVNDHIAFRTLGVPNLGINSFEKIFLSFGFKKMDYYYFEGKKLDAYWYAPPSDNYPRIFVSQLRVSELSQAAQDIILKYTAPIVSDPVDDLDLNNGQQVADFLQKPLWDLPTSEEYETLLAESEYAAWVIYNRYYLNHYTISIHELKDGYNTLEEFNAFLESIGVKLNTSGGKIKTSEDNLLRQSSTVSALYEAKFADGRSLEIAGSYVEFAERSVLPQFKDIAKEDIKREHRRDGFETNNADKIFESTYTSQIKGS